From Coriobacteriia bacterium, a single genomic window includes:
- a CDS encoding homocysteine S-methyltransferase family protein, with amino-acid sequence MADIALRLGKDVLVTQGPMGTQLMAQGFDYDTPLPLLNVTEPEAIEELHRLYRAAGADCAITNTFMATSANLARFGLSGAVADINEAGVRIARAQGFPHVLASVGPCGVEVEAGSGLAALRGAQAESQDGARVAGNPPVGYSSAVELYAEQMAALASGDPDALLLETFTSLDDLLAAVEAARRTCDAPVIASMAFLDSTAGTAQASPEEAARALAQAGVAAVGCNCMGVDACVDTIERMRAACDLPLIARPSAGKPVASPDGSLRWPLGPRDFADASVRLLKAGARIIGCCCGGTPAATGAIYATVGGLQMP; translated from the coding sequence GTGGCAGATATCGCACTTCGCTTGGGTAAAGACGTGCTTGTGACGCAAGGCCCCATGGGCACGCAGCTCATGGCGCAGGGCTTTGACTACGACACGCCCCTGCCGCTGCTCAACGTCACCGAGCCGGAGGCCATCGAGGAGCTGCACCGCCTCTACCGCGCCGCCGGGGCGGATTGCGCCATCACGAACACGTTCATGGCAACGAGCGCAAACCTCGCGCGCTTCGGCCTGTCCGGCGCCGTTGCCGACATCAACGAGGCGGGTGTTCGCATCGCGCGTGCGCAGGGCTTCCCGCACGTGCTGGCATCCGTAGGACCGTGCGGCGTCGAGGTCGAGGCAGGCAGCGGGCTCGCGGCCCTTCGAGGAGCACAGGCGGAAAGCCAGGACGGGGCACGCGTTGCCGGCAATCCCCCAGTGGGCTATTCCAGCGCCGTCGAGCTGTACGCCGAGCAGATGGCGGCCCTGGCGTCAGGCGACCCCGACGCGCTGCTCCTCGAGACGTTCACGAGCCTCGACGACCTGCTCGCCGCCGTTGAGGCCGCGCGGCGCACCTGCGACGCACCCGTCATTGCAAGCATGGCGTTTCTTGACAGCACGGCGGGGACGGCCCAAGCGTCACCCGAAGAGGCCGCGCGAGCGCTGGCACAAGCAGGCGTCGCAGCGGTGGGATGCAATTGCATGGGCGTCGACGCATGCGTGGACACTATCGAGCGCATGCGCGCAGCGTGCGACCTGCCCCTCATCGCCCGGCCCAGCGCCGGAAAGCCTGTTGCGTCCCCCGACGGCAGCTTGCGCTGGCCGCTGGGCCCGCGCGACTTCGCTGACGCCTCTGTGCGCCTTCTGAAGGCCGGCGCGCGCATCATCGGCTGCTGCTGCGGAGGCACGCCCGCGGCAACGGGAGCCATCTACGCGACCGTTGGCGGGCTGCAGATGCCGTAG
- a CDS encoding MerR family transcriptional regulator: MAYSASQLAQLSGVSVRTLHYYEELGILHPSRCDNNYRSYGADDVDRLQQALLYRQTGMPLSRIAELLDDPSFDRAGALRDHLAALRRERDTIDALIESVKRMIASEEGEEDMSDEERFAALKQATIEENERAYGAEARKLWGDEIVDASNERALGMTEQEWHSTKDLEQAILEQLAIAAATGDVRGPEARRLAEMHRAWLCRQWPEGAYSPAAHAGLAEMYVSDERFAAYYEKAAPGGAAFLRDAIVGWVKGSE; the protein is encoded by the coding sequence ATGGCATACTCGGCAAGCCAGCTGGCCCAGCTCTCGGGTGTCAGCGTGCGCACGCTTCACTACTACGAGGAACTGGGCATTCTGCACCCGTCCAGGTGCGACAACAACTATCGGTCATACGGGGCAGACGATGTCGACCGGCTGCAGCAGGCGCTGCTCTATCGACAGACGGGCATGCCGCTCTCACGCATCGCCGAGCTGCTGGACGACCCTTCGTTCGACCGGGCAGGCGCGCTTCGAGATCACCTTGCGGCGCTCAGACGTGAGCGTGACACCATCGACGCCCTCATAGAGAGCGTCAAACGCATGATTGCATCCGAGGAAGGAGAGGAAGATATGAGCGACGAGGAGAGGTTCGCAGCGCTAAAACAGGCAACCATCGAGGAGAACGAACGAGCTTACGGCGCTGAAGCGCGCAAGCTCTGGGGAGACGAGATCGTAGATGCCAGCAACGAGCGGGCGCTCGGCATGACGGAGCAGGAGTGGCACAGCACGAAGGATCTCGAACAGGCCATACTCGAGCAGCTCGCGATCGCGGCGGCGACGGGAGACGTGCGCGGCCCCGAGGCGCGCCGCCTTGCAGAGATGCATCGCGCCTGGCTGTGCCGCCAGTGGCCCGAGGGCGCCTATTCGCCCGCCGCCCACGCGGGGCTGGCAGAGATGTACGTAAGCGACGAGCGCTTCGCGGCCTATTACGAGAAGGCGGCCCCGGGAGGAGCGGCGTTCCTGCGCGACGCAATCGTGGGCTGGGTGAAGGGCTCGGAGTAG
- a CDS encoding PIN domain-containing protein → MGGLFKPSKVLIDTNVWLGFFLGHDPCCRDVKAMLDSCCRHGVELFYAPVALKDLFYLLPRFMRRELVEEQGLDVGTGGVSFKPAAQAAVRFVMDLASAAPQTSAECELGWMLRNTHDDFEDNLMMATAETCGADYVVTYDGKLTSHFSPVCLRPEELSSLLGVLDVEGTR, encoded by the coding sequence ATGGGCGGGCTGTTCAAACCTTCTAAAGTGCTTATCGACACGAACGTGTGGCTGGGTTTCTTTCTGGGGCATGACCCGTGCTGCCGTGACGTGAAAGCGATGCTTGACTCGTGTTGCCGCCACGGTGTCGAGCTCTTCTATGCGCCTGTCGCCCTGAAGGACCTTTTCTATCTCCTTCCGCGGTTCATGCGGCGCGAGCTGGTGGAAGAACAAGGCCTCGATGTGGGCACCGGTGGCGTGTCGTTCAAGCCGGCCGCTCAGGCTGCCGTCCGTTTCGTTATGGATCTTGCGAGTGCTGCGCCCCAGACGTCGGCCGAGTGCGAGTTGGGGTGGATGCTGCGCAACACGCACGACGACTTCGAGGATAACCTTATGATGGCTACGGCGGAGACATGCGGCGCCGATTACGTGGTCACGTATGATGGCAAGTTAACGAGTCACTTTTCGCCCGTTTGCTTACGCCCAGAGGAGCTGTCTAGTTTGCTTGGCGTGCTTGACGTGGAGGGCACTCGGTAA
- a CDS encoding MATE family efflux transporter, translating into MACACTGLYNLINTIFLGQALGSAGIAATTVGFPLQTVMFAFAMWFGAGGNARAAIKMGEGRPDEAERCLGNTILLNIVVDGVLTIVMLAALDPLLYLCGADASSIQMSRDYMGVMVVGFIIQAIGPSLNNFIRTDGSPTFALFTMIVGCSVSIFCNWLFVIVLGMGAFGGGLGTVCGQLGACIAVLGYFRTKRSLMKLRLSALRPDARIIKDIVALGLSSFFLQIAAALVSTLLNNQCMALGATDPIGGNGALAVIGTINKVVQMCGFVIFGISIAVQPIIGFNYGARIYRRVRRALWVAVGVSTVLAVIIWVVIRVLSGQILNLFGLEENLHDFGSRALGLFMMFYFLQPMQVIGSVFFQSTRQPVKATILSLTRQVIIYLPALYIVPAVLPAIDPSISPLLALTCVQPTSDLLSSLIVIGFQAIENRRLARLIEGQRDGTVPPPLELVAGQDGERGSVSTTA; encoded by the coding sequence TTGGCGTGCGCCTGCACGGGCCTGTACAACCTCATCAACACGATATTCCTGGGCCAGGCGCTTGGCTCGGCTGGCATAGCGGCTACGACGGTCGGCTTTCCTCTCCAGACGGTCATGTTCGCGTTCGCCATGTGGTTCGGCGCCGGAGGCAACGCTCGCGCAGCTATCAAGATGGGGGAGGGTCGCCCCGACGAGGCCGAGCGGTGTCTGGGGAACACGATCCTGCTGAACATCGTCGTTGACGGTGTCCTGACAATTGTCATGCTGGCGGCGCTGGACCCCCTGCTCTACCTATGCGGGGCCGACGCCAGCAGCATCCAGATGTCGCGCGACTACATGGGCGTCATGGTCGTGGGCTTTATCATCCAGGCGATAGGCCCCTCGCTCAACAACTTCATTCGCACGGACGGCTCACCAACGTTCGCCCTGTTCACGATGATCGTCGGCTGCTCCGTGTCCATCTTCTGCAACTGGCTGTTCGTTATCGTGCTCGGCATGGGGGCGTTCGGCGGCGGTCTGGGCACCGTCTGCGGCCAGCTCGGTGCCTGCATCGCGGTGCTGGGTTACTTCCGGACGAAGCGCTCGCTCATGAAGCTGCGCCTGTCTGCCCTGCGCCCCGACGCGCGCATCATCAAAGATATCGTTGCCCTAGGCCTGTCGAGCTTCTTCCTGCAGATCGCGGCCGCCCTCGTCTCGACGCTGCTCAACAACCAGTGCATGGCCCTCGGCGCGACTGACCCGATCGGCGGTAACGGCGCCCTTGCTGTCATCGGCACGATCAACAAGGTCGTTCAGATGTGCGGCTTCGTGATCTTCGGCATCTCGATCGCCGTACAGCCCATCATTGGCTTCAACTACGGCGCCCGCATTTACCGGCGCGTTCGCAGGGCACTCTGGGTGGCAGTTGGCGTCTCTACCGTGCTCGCCGTGATCATCTGGGTCGTGATCCGCGTCCTGTCTGGCCAGATACTGAACCTGTTTGGCCTCGAGGAGAACCTGCACGACTTCGGCTCGCGGGCGCTCGGACTCTTCATGATGTTCTACTTTCTCCAGCCGATGCAGGTCATCGGCTCCGTGTTCTTCCAGTCGACGCGCCAGCCGGTCAAGGCGACGATCCTCTCGCTCACTCGCCAGGTCATCATCTACCTGCCGGCGCTCTACATCGTGCCCGCCGTTCTTCCTGCGATAGACCCGTCCATATCGCCGCTGCTGGCTCTTACGTGTGTCCAGCCGACGTCCGACCTACTCTCATCGCTCATTGTCATTGGTTTCCAGGCCATCGAGAACCGTCGGCTTGCCAGGCTCATCGAAGGGCAGCGCGACGGCACGGTCCCGCCCCCGCTCGAGCTCGTTGCGGGGCAGGATGGGGAGCGGGGCTCTGTTTCCACCACGGCGTAG
- a CDS encoding type II toxin-antitoxin system RelB/DinJ family antitoxin, whose translation MLTAMAQLNARIGADLKHAGDKVFAAYGLTPSEVVRSVWSYAVDCQKPPEFMTRGDEAQKKAELTRRLALIEQGAGLAWKSLPDCHALARSETRPDWSAEFCELKDVAYDERTEAALAMLAAASDGGDADGRAVQTF comes from the coding sequence ATGCTAACAGCCATGGCTCAGCTCAACGCTCGTATCGGCGCCGACCTAAAACATGCTGGCGACAAGGTGTTTGCCGCCTACGGCCTCACGCCGAGTGAGGTGGTTCGTTCGGTGTGGTCGTACGCTGTGGACTGCCAGAAACCGCCCGAGTTTATGACGAGGGGTGACGAGGCACAAAAGAAGGCGGAGCTGACGCGTAGGTTGGCTCTTATCGAGCAGGGTGCTGGCCTGGCGTGGAAATCGCTGCCTGACTGTCATGCACTGGCGCGATCTGAGACGCGTCCGGACTGGTCTGCTGAGTTCTGCGAGCTCAAGGACGTCGCGTATGACGAGCGGACAGAGGCCGCGCTCGCCATGCTTGCCGCAGCCTCAGACGGAGGTGATGCGGATGGGCGGGCTGTTCAAACCTTCTAA